One part of the Gossypium raimondii isolate GPD5lz chromosome 1, ASM2569854v1, whole genome shotgun sequence genome encodes these proteins:
- the LOC105787006 gene encoding cytochrome P450 78A5, with protein MKLLMLAMINLSLLLSLHAVTVHHDQTPWPFALVLFSFISSLPFFMNYWLVPGGFAWRKHHVYSPQLRGPVGWPLLGTLPLMGSLAHRKLANTASSLGATRVMAFSLGTTRVIISSHPDTAREILSGSSFSDRPIKESARLLMFERAIGFAHSGKYWSHLRRLAANHMFSPRRISCLEPLRQLVVDEMLVEINKGMEEKGFVELRGILQKGSLSNILESVLGSSIVEKGELGLMVKEGYELITMFNWEDYFPLRFLDFLGVKRRCHKLSTKVRNIVGQFVKERKKCGDKINNGGNDFLSALLALPKEDQLSDSDMVAVLWEMTFRGTDTVAILLEWIMARMVLHQDIQAKVQKEIDAGICHNQVQDSDLPNFPYLQAVVKEVLRMHPPGPLLSWARLATHDVHVGKSFVPAGTTAMVNMWAITHDPSIWKDPGTFRPERFIEEDVPIMGSDLRLAPFGSGRRVCPGKALGLAIVQLWLARFLQYFRWLPTAQHVDLSETLKLSLEMEKPLTCRVVPRTTRHIIS; from the exons ATGAAGCTTTTGATGCTTGCAATGATCAACCTCTCACTGTTGCTCTCTCTACATGCTGTCACTGTACACCATGACCAAACACCATGGCCTTTCGCTCTAGTTTTATTCTCGTTCATATCTTCTTTACCTTTCTTTATGAACTACTGGCTAGTCCCTGGAGGATTTGCATGGAGAAAGCACCATGTTTACTCTCCACAACTTCGTGGTCCAGTCGGTTGGCCTTTGCTTGGAACCTTGCCGCTAATGGGTTCACTTGCTCATCGCAAGTTAGCAAACACGGCTTCTTCACTAGGTGCAACGAGAGTTATGGCATTTAGCCTAGGAACAACGCGTGTGATCATCAGCAGTCATCCCGACACCGCCAGGGAAATCCTATCTGGGTCTTCATTTTCAGACCGCCCAATCAAGGAGTCAGCTCGTTTGCTGATGTTTGAACGCGCCATTGGTTTCGCACACTCCGGTAAATACTGGAGTCATCTTCGAAGGCTTGCTGCCAACCATATGTTCTCCCCTAGGAGAATCTCTTGCCTGGAGCCACTGCGCCAACTAGTGGTTGATGAAATGTTGGTGGAAATAAACAAGGGAATGGAAGAGAAAGGATTTGTAGAATTGAGGGGGATATTACAGAAAGGTTCATTGAGTAATATACTAGAGAGCGTGCTTGGGAGTTCTATAGTAGAGAAGGGAGAGCTAGGGTTAATGGTGAAAGAAGGGTATGAATTGATTACTATGTTTAACTGGGAAGACTATTTCCCTCTAAGGTTTTTGGACTTTCTTGGGGTGAAAAGAAGGTGTCATAAGTTGTCAACCAAAGTAAGAAATATTGTGGGTCAATttgtgaaagaaagaaaaaagtgtGGAGATAAGATCAATAATGGTGGGAATGACTTTCTTAGTGCTTTGTTAGCTTTGCCCAAAGAAGACCAGTTAAGTGATTCAGACATGGTTGCTGTTTTGTGG gaAATGACATTTCGAGGTACTGACACTGTTGCTATACTCTTGGAATGGATAATGGCGAGGATGGTTTTGCACCAAGACATTCAAGCTAAAGTACAGAAAGAGATCGACGCTGGCATTTGTCACAACCAAGTTCAAGATTCCGATCTCCCAAATTTCCCCTACCTCCAAGCGGTTGTGAAAGAGGTTCTAAGGATGCATCCACCAGGACCACTTCTATCATGGGCTCGCCTAGCCACCCACGATGTTCACGTAGGGAAGTCTTTCGTCCCAGCAGGCACCACTGCAATGGTAAACATGTGGGCCATAACCCATGACCCGTCTATTTGGAAAGATCCAGGGACCTTTAGGCCTGAAAGGTTTATTGAAGAAGATGTTCCCATCATGGGCTCTGATCTAAGGCTAGCACCGTTCGGGTCAGGTCGAAGAGTATGCCCTGGGAAGGCACTAGGGTTAGCCATCGTACAACTCTGGCTTGCACGGTTTCTCCAGTATTTTAGGTGGCTTCCAACGGCGCAACATGTTGACCTTTCAGAGACTCTAAAGCTTTCTCTTGAAATGGAAAAACCGTTAACATGTCGAGTGGTTCCCCGAACTACTCGACATATAATTTCATGA